The genomic segment AACATGGATTCTTGTTGGACAAATTAAAGCAGGAAATCAGTAGCAGTAGTGAAGAAAGCTAAATGAGTTATGAAACTTTACAATCCAATTTCTTGTCTTTCCCAATCTTCTTGAAAGTGCATGGATGCAGTAGGCAACATCAGCTCTGGGACGTGATATGGATACTGCGGCGAATATCCCTGAGGCAAATAAATTAAGAAGTAAATCACCAAAAAAATCACAAagagaagaaatatatatatatcgagaAAGCATACAATATATACTTTCTTGATTTACAACAAGAAaggtattttaatttcttaggAAGATAAATTCATGATATGGGCAAGCCATCGTATTGTtgtgtcatatatatatatacacacacgacATTGACTGCGAAATTTCATCCGTAGAATGAAAAGACAAAAATTTTAGAACAAAACATTAAACAAAATGCACTCACTTCTGACATGCCGTTCCTTCGGAGGATATTCAACATGATTAGTTGCCTTGACAATTGCAATATCCAAATCCTaggccaaaccaagaaaacttatCACGATACATGAAAACAAAGCAAGGAAATTTACGTGGAAAAACTCATCATGAAGAAATCCCTGAAATAAAAATGCGCACGCACCTTGAATTCACTATTGACCTTGGCGAGGCCAACCGTGGTCGAGTCCTTGAGGGCTCCATAGGCTTTTCTAAAGCTTTCCATCAATAATGACACAATGCaagaaaaattaatcaaatatttcCATTAAAATATATGTGCTAAATTGTGTGCCGATATATATAGAACAAATGAAGAGATCAAGAAAGATATATAGAGAGGAAAAGAGGGTTTGATGTGTTCTTCCTCTCTTGTTCTCATACCCTATACTAA from the Primulina huaijiensis isolate GDHJ02 unplaced genomic scaffold, ASM1229523v2 scaffold206714, whole genome shotgun sequence genome contains:
- the LOC140966487 gene encoding putative clathrin assembly protein At5g57200, which translates into the protein MESFRKAYGALKDSTTVGLAKVNSEFKDLDIAIVKATNHVEYPPKERHVRRIFAAVSISRPRADVAYCIHALSRRLGKTRNWIVAIKTLIVIHRTLREGDQSFREELLHYSKRGHLFQISNFKDDSSTL